From Spirosoma aerolatum, one genomic window encodes:
- a CDS encoding response regulator has protein sequence MAPVVPQQWIAFLDADEEDFIFWQFGFKKWGNATELHWFLSAETFLANVTEIKSKPKAMILDGIVPYGSEKAWLTTFLEHVCCQDIPIYLLSAQYNSKDKKDYLDLGAAEYLIKPNTAEELQHTVRQVMTCLNSWHKGI, from the coding sequence ATGGCACCTGTAGTACCTCAGCAATGGATTGCTTTTTTAGATGCAGATGAAGAAGACTTTATCTTTTGGCAGTTTGGCTTTAAAAAATGGGGCAATGCAACTGAGCTTCACTGGTTTCTTTCGGCCGAAACATTTCTCGCCAACGTTACTGAAATAAAGAGTAAGCCCAAGGCTATGATTCTGGATGGGATTGTGCCCTACGGATCGGAGAAAGCGTGGTTAACTACCTTTCTAGAACATGTCTGTTGTCAGGATATTCCCATTTACCTGCTCTCCGCTCAATATAATTCGAAGGATAAGAAAGATTATCTTGACTTAGGTGCTGCCGAATACCTAATAAAGCCGAATACGGCAGAAGAACTTCAGCATACCGTAAGACAGGTGATGACCTGCCTGAATAGCTGGCATAAAGGTATCTAA
- a CDS encoding LytR/AlgR family response regulator transcription factor, whose product MTFRFDSSAVNSSELHCWPPMRVYNAERGAQWLAVADLVYLKGEENYTWLHWTNGQRVLVSYTLKRVEAKLPSTWFIRLHRHYMVNRQFIDRIEFTPTGVFVHLATGQALPISRRRWSCIRKELTVL is encoded by the coding sequence ATGACTTTTCGTTTCGACTCTTCGGCAGTGAACTCATCGGAGTTGCATTGCTGGCCCCCTATGCGTGTGTATAATGCTGAACGGGGTGCACAGTGGCTGGCAGTAGCCGATTTAGTTTATTTGAAAGGAGAAGAGAATTATACCTGGCTACACTGGACGAATGGGCAGCGAGTTTTGGTTTCCTACACGCTCAAACGAGTGGAAGCTAAGCTCCCATCGACCTGGTTTATCCGATTGCATCGCCATTATATGGTTAACCGTCAGTTTATAGATCGGATTGAGTTCACGCCAACCGGGGTATTTGTCCATCTGGCTACGGGACAGGCATTGCCGATTTCTCGTCGGCGCTGGTCCTGTATCCGTAAAGAGTTGACAGTTCTATAA
- a CDS encoding RNA polymerase sigma factor: MHMPLSDEEMIRHHLPHQPSECFETLYTRYVSKVYKQCLSMTKDSEQAQDFTQDIFLKVFNKLDAFQQRSSFSTWIYAIAYNYCADQLRLAKRLPTVNLGDSIEQTWDGPAETSVHDDMLQLVAQAMERLTVEEQKLLRLKYEDGLSNEEIAALYKINLSAVKMRLKRSRERVQRLYSHYLQA; the protein is encoded by the coding sequence ATGCATATGCCATTAAGTGATGAAGAAATGATTCGTCACCACTTACCTCATCAACCCAGTGAATGCTTTGAAACACTTTATACTCGGTATGTAAGCAAAGTTTATAAGCAGTGCTTATCGATGACTAAAGACAGTGAGCAAGCGCAGGACTTTACCCAGGATATATTCCTGAAGGTATTTAATAAACTAGATGCTTTTCAGCAGCGATCGAGCTTTTCTACCTGGATTTATGCAATTGCCTATAATTACTGCGCTGATCAGCTCCGCTTAGCAAAACGGCTTCCTACTGTAAATTTGGGCGACAGTATTGAGCAAACCTGGGACGGCCCGGCAGAAACGTCTGTTCACGATGATATGCTACAACTCGTGGCACAGGCTATGGAACGCCTTACCGTTGAAGAGCAAAAGTTGCTGAGGCTGAAATATGAAGATGGATTGAGCAACGAAGAGATTGCGGCCTTGTACAAAATCAACCTCAGTGCAGTAAAAATGAGGCTTAAGCGTAGCCGCGAACGAGTACAACGGTTGTATAGCCACTATTTGCAAGCCTGA
- the ytxJ gene encoding bacillithiol system redox-active protein YtxJ produces MNWNKLTSEAQLDTIKEESVKRPVMIFKHSTSCSISHMALSRMERNWNDQLGVKAYYLDLLANKPLSNKIEHDFGVEHESPQVLLIKNGTCIYDASHMSISFAGLQQAV; encoded by the coding sequence ATGAATTGGAATAAGTTAACAAGTGAAGCTCAGCTTGATACAATCAAAGAGGAATCGGTTAAGCGTCCAGTGATGATTTTCAAACATAGTACCAGTTGCTCCATCAGCCACATGGCACTCAGTCGGATGGAACGTAACTGGAACGACCAGCTCGGGGTTAAGGCCTATTATCTTGATTTGCTGGCCAATAAACCTCTCTCCAATAAAATAGAGCACGATTTCGGGGTTGAGCACGAGTCACCGCAAGTGTTGCTGATCAAGAACGGCACTTGTATTTATGATGCCTCGCATATGTCAATCTCTTTCGCCGGATTGCAGCAGGCAGTTTAA
- the rsgA gene encoding ribosome small subunit-dependent GTPase A — MQHGLIIRSTGSWYDIRSIDGHVYQGRLKGKFKIKGLKVTNPIAVGDKVTFDVEDEAENTAVITDIAPRENYIIRQSVHKTAHGHILAANIDQAVLLATLTLPRTSLGFVDRFLVSAESFRIPTTLVFNKTDILNDEGLAYQQEIMDMYEQIGYQCLATSATEGEGVDAFRQLLDHKVTLLSGHSGVGKSSLVNAISPDLNLRTNEVSTFANKGVHTTTFAEMFELAPDTFIIDTPGIKELGLIDTEKEEISHYFPEMRDRLNQCRFHNCLHINEPGCAVKDAVAEGEIAESRYLSYLSMMEGSDNRR, encoded by the coding sequence TTGCAACACGGATTAATAATTCGCTCTACAGGCTCCTGGTACGACATCCGTTCCATTGACGGCCACGTTTACCAAGGGCGGCTGAAGGGTAAATTCAAGATTAAAGGTCTCAAAGTTACGAACCCGATTGCTGTGGGTGATAAAGTAACCTTTGACGTTGAGGATGAAGCCGAAAATACGGCTGTCATTACCGACATTGCGCCCCGCGAAAATTATATAATCCGGCAGTCAGTCCATAAAACGGCTCATGGTCATATTCTGGCGGCCAACATTGATCAGGCTGTATTACTGGCAACATTGACATTACCACGAACCTCATTAGGGTTTGTTGATCGTTTTCTGGTGTCGGCAGAGTCGTTTCGGATTCCGACTACCCTTGTTTTCAACAAAACCGATATTCTGAACGACGAAGGACTGGCCTATCAGCAAGAGATTATGGACATGTATGAGCAAATCGGCTATCAGTGTCTGGCTACGTCGGCTACCGAAGGTGAAGGTGTTGATGCGTTTCGGCAACTGCTCGATCACAAAGTGACTCTTCTGTCAGGGCATTCGGGAGTTGGGAAATCATCGCTCGTAAACGCTATTTCTCCCGACCTGAACTTGCGTACTAACGAAGTGTCGACCTTTGCCAATAAAGGGGTTCATACGACAACCTTCGCCGAAATGTTTGAGCTAGCGCCCGATACATTTATCATCGATACGCCCGGTATTAAGGAGTTGGGGCTGATCGATACGGAAAAAGAAGAGATCAGTCATTATTTCCCTGAAATGCGCGATCGGCTAAATCAGTGTCGATTTCATAACTGCCTGCATATCAACGAGCCAGGATGTGCCGTCAAAGATGCCGTTGCCGAAGGTGAAATAGCGGAAAGCCGTTATCTAAGCTATCTGAGCATGATGGAGGGTAGTGACAACCGGCGATAA
- a CDS encoding 3-deoxy-D-manno-octulosonic acid transferase, which yields MFSGLYNAGILVFQQLVKLAARFNPKARLWNEGRRDWAEKLTVMLAGNTSPVVWFHAASLGEFEQGRPVMEAFRKTYPAYKILLTFFSPSGYEVRKNYDGADYILYLPADTPSNARQFVEIVKPQLAFFIKYEFWYNYLRELNRAAVPTISFSAIFRPDQLFFKPYGGFYRSLLRYFDHILVQNQESLDLLKQLDLKQCTLAGDTRFDRVAQVAAAKQEIPLAQRFKNNQLVLVVGSAWPEDMHVIIPFLNAFDKPLKAIIAPHEIQEAEIEQWRTLLKKSSIRFSQASAADASRAEILFIDNVGMLSSLYQYGEFAFIGGAFKQGLHNILEAATFGMPLFFGPAYSKYQEAVDLVAEGAAFPVSTTTELMTAFSRQYSNPAEAARISRQYVQRNIGATAKVMQVVEQIKSE from the coding sequence TTGTTTTCGGGACTTTATAACGCAGGGATTCTTGTTTTTCAGCAACTCGTGAAGTTGGCTGCTCGTTTCAATCCAAAAGCGCGTCTGTGGAATGAGGGCCGACGCGATTGGGCCGAGAAACTGACGGTAATGCTGGCAGGTAACACAAGCCCTGTTGTTTGGTTTCATGCCGCTTCGCTGGGTGAGTTTGAACAGGGCAGGCCCGTCATGGAAGCGTTTCGAAAGACCTATCCAGCTTATAAAATCCTGTTGACATTCTTTTCGCCTTCGGGCTATGAGGTACGAAAAAACTATGATGGTGCCGATTATATCCTCTATCTGCCAGCCGATACACCGTCAAATGCTCGTCAGTTTGTGGAGATCGTAAAGCCTCAACTAGCGTTTTTTATCAAATATGAGTTCTGGTATAACTACCTTCGGGAACTGAATCGGGCGGCAGTACCAACCATTTCATTTTCTGCGATTTTCAGGCCTGATCAGCTTTTTTTTAAACCGTATGGCGGCTTTTATCGGTCCCTGCTTCGCTACTTCGACCATATTCTGGTACAGAATCAGGAGTCGCTGGATTTGTTAAAACAACTTGACCTAAAACAGTGTACACTGGCGGGCGATACGCGCTTCGATCGGGTGGCGCAGGTAGCTGCAGCGAAGCAGGAAATTCCCCTGGCTCAACGCTTTAAGAACAACCAGCTGGTTCTCGTCGTGGGGAGTGCCTGGCCGGAAGACATGCATGTAATAATTCCCTTTCTGAATGCATTCGATAAGCCTTTAAAAGCAATAATTGCCCCGCATGAGATTCAGGAAGCCGAGATAGAACAATGGCGTACCTTACTGAAAAAATCGTCGATCCGTTTTTCGCAGGCAAGTGCTGCTGATGCTTCGCGAGCCGAAATCCTTTTCATCGACAACGTGGGCATGCTTTCTTCTTTGTACCAGTACGGCGAATTTGCGTTTATTGGCGGTGCTTTCAAGCAGGGTTTGCATAACATCCTGGAAGCGGCTACGTTTGGTATGCCTCTATTTTTTGGCCCTGCGTATAGTAAATACCAGGAGGCTGTCGATTTAGTAGCCGAAGGGGCTGCTTTCCCGGTTAGCACGACAACTGAACTAATGACAGCATTCTCCCGGCAATACAGCAATCCGGCAGAGGCTGCCCGGATCAGTCGTCAATATGTGCAACGGAACATTGGCGCAACGGCAAAGGTTATGCAGGTGGTAGAACAAATAAAGAGTGAATGA
- a CDS encoding PAS domain S-box protein — protein sequence MPYPLNEDKRLEALHRYQILDTLPEEAFDRLTELASLICQTPISLVSLIDKDRQWFKAKVGLDMDETSRDIAFCSYAILDNHLFEVEDAALDERFRDNPLVTNNPNIRFYAGYPMTDSDGNALGTLCVLDQTPRKLTEEQQRALKLLGEIAIGLIVEHRQKQELIYFENLFTLSNDLIFVAGTDGSLKKINPAFRQVLGWDEAYLLATSLFDLVHPDDRLEAQREINQLAIGKPTLNFTYRFRCQDGSYRHLQWVATPESATGYLFAIARDVTEEKQKEIRLFQSESKFRSFFENSHGLMCTHALDGTFLSVNTAGAKALGYKPEEIVGRRLHDIVPPEQQEGLGFYFKSIQKTGKASGIMHTIHKDGSLQIWLFTNVLENELNGEPYVIGNAIDITRRHQLEVDLRTTKQMLEQTNEVARIGTWEADMIHRTMQWSAVTKAIHDVPDDYIPLIDTDETFFRGNNYELIVAAVDQAIEKGTPFDIELQIVTALDREIWVRVVGTPEFENGICKRVYGAFQDIDDRKRAEQALINEKLRLAAFVEHAPAAVAMFDQNVNYLAVSKRWMEDYHLTDSVIGRSLYEVFPGMLESWREIINRCIDGAVERQDEYIWRPEGWDHDQYLCWEVRPWYQFDGSIGGIMMYTQDITEACQQRDELKKAKRQAEQASVAKSEFLANMSHEIRTPLNGVIGFTDLLLKTSLTETQHQYLSIVDQSANALLSTINDILDFSKIEAGKLELALEKIDIYEISSQAADIITYQAQNKGLEMLLNLQANLPRFIYSDSVRLKQILVNLLGNAVKFTEKGEIELKIMPIGDSTDEFTTFRFEVRDTGIGIKPEMQGRIFDAFSQEDPSTTKKYGGTGLGLTISNRLLGLMGSRLQLVSKPGEGSCFFFDVTLKTEPGDPIIWRDISLIKNVLIVDDNENNRLILRQMFLLRQINVEEASNGFEALQQISRNKHFDVILMDYHMPFMDGLETIEKIRDNFGPLADEQVIILLHSSSDDERIIRSSESLGINQRLVKPVKMTELYRALSRIVHHDEPLSTDSPSQPVQVGAGSVKILLAEDNMVNQLLTKTIIGRIMPDAQVIEAFNGQEAVQAYSIHKPDLVLMDIQMPIMNGYEATRQIRELEEGKPIPIIALTAGTVKGEREKCLAAGMDDFITKPIVEAAIVALFQTWLGTSADGDEPMEPGESQEIHFDPQVIKLMAGDDADFTNMLIEAAEIELQGALSAFSQQLTNENLTGIKATGHKLRGTALSAGMPALAQMAFEAEHLEQFETKLVQELIGRIETEIKWLLSVLSELLKTDNSLG from the coding sequence ATGCCTTATCCACTCAACGAAGATAAGCGACTGGAGGCTCTGCATCGTTATCAAATCCTAGACACGTTACCAGAAGAGGCATTTGATAGGTTGACCGAGTTGGCCTCCTTAATTTGCCAGACCCCTATTTCATTAGTATCCTTAATTGATAAAGATCGGCAGTGGTTTAAGGCGAAAGTGGGGCTGGATATGGATGAAACCAGCCGGGATATAGCTTTTTGTAGCTATGCCATTCTGGATAACCACCTATTTGAAGTAGAGGATGCTGCTTTGGATGAACGATTCCGGGACAACCCTCTTGTTACCAACAATCCAAATATTCGATTCTACGCAGGCTATCCGATGACGGATTCGGACGGGAATGCATTAGGCACTCTTTGTGTACTCGATCAGACCCCCCGAAAGCTAACAGAAGAACAGCAAAGGGCATTGAAGTTGCTGGGCGAAATAGCTATAGGATTGATTGTTGAGCATCGCCAGAAACAGGAGTTAATCTATTTTGAAAACCTGTTTACCCTGTCTAATGACCTGATTTTTGTAGCAGGAACAGATGGTTCTTTAAAGAAGATCAATCCGGCATTTCGACAGGTATTAGGATGGGATGAAGCGTACTTATTAGCTACCTCTCTGTTCGACCTGGTTCATCCCGACGACCGGCTGGAGGCTCAGCGGGAAATAAATCAGTTGGCGATTGGTAAACCTACGCTCAATTTTACCTATCGCTTCCGCTGCCAGGATGGCTCCTATCGACATTTGCAGTGGGTAGCTACGCCCGAATCGGCAACTGGTTACTTGTTTGCCATTGCTCGTGACGTTACTGAAGAAAAACAGAAAGAAATTCGACTGTTTCAGTCCGAATCAAAATTTCGCTCCTTCTTTGAAAACTCGCATGGGTTGATGTGTACCCATGCACTTGATGGAACATTCCTGAGCGTCAATACAGCAGGGGCCAAGGCACTAGGATATAAACCCGAAGAGATTGTCGGCCGACGTTTGCACGATATAGTACCCCCAGAACAACAGGAGGGGTTAGGCTTTTATTTTAAAAGTATCCAGAAAACGGGTAAAGCCAGCGGGATTATGCACACCATCCATAAAGACGGGTCGTTGCAAATCTGGCTATTCACAAATGTTCTCGAAAATGAGCTGAATGGAGAGCCGTACGTTATTGGCAATGCGATCGATATTACGCGTCGTCACCAGCTTGAAGTTGATCTGCGAACCACCAAGCAGATGCTTGAACAAACTAATGAAGTGGCCCGAATTGGTACCTGGGAAGCCGATATGATCCATAGAACCATGCAATGGTCGGCCGTTACCAAGGCTATTCACGACGTACCGGACGATTATATACCCTTGATCGATACTGACGAAACGTTCTTTAGAGGAAACAATTACGAGCTGATCGTTGCTGCTGTAGATCAGGCCATTGAAAAAGGCACTCCATTCGATATCGAATTACAGATTGTTACGGCGCTCGATCGGGAAATATGGGTGCGTGTGGTTGGTACACCTGAATTTGAGAACGGCATCTGCAAACGTGTATATGGCGCCTTTCAGGACATAGACGACAGAAAAAGGGCAGAGCAGGCATTAATTAATGAAAAGCTACGGCTGGCGGCCTTCGTTGAGCATGCACCGGCGGCAGTGGCTATGTTTGATCAAAATGTCAATTACCTGGCGGTCAGTAAGCGGTGGATGGAGGATTACCACCTGACGGATAGCGTAATTGGCCGGTCGCTCTACGAAGTATTTCCCGGTATGTTGGAAAGCTGGCGGGAAATAATTAATCGCTGTATTGACGGAGCGGTAGAACGGCAGGACGAGTACATCTGGCGACCGGAGGGCTGGGACCATGATCAGTATTTGTGCTGGGAAGTAAGGCCGTGGTATCAGTTCGACGGTTCCATTGGAGGCATCATGATGTACACGCAGGATATTACAGAAGCTTGCCAGCAACGTGATGAACTCAAAAAAGCAAAGCGCCAGGCCGAGCAGGCTAGTGTGGCTAAATCCGAATTTCTGGCCAACATGAGCCACGAAATTCGAACGCCACTAAATGGGGTGATTGGCTTCACCGATCTACTTTTGAAAACTTCCTTAACCGAAACCCAGCATCAGTATTTGTCGATCGTTGATCAGTCGGCGAATGCCTTATTAAGCACGATCAACGATATTCTGGACTTTTCTAAAATTGAAGCTGGTAAGCTGGAACTGGCTTTAGAAAAGATAGATATTTACGAAATCAGCAGCCAGGCAGCCGATATTATTACCTATCAGGCACAGAACAAAGGCCTTGAGATGTTGCTCAACCTCCAGGCCAATTTGCCGCGCTTTATTTATTCAGATTCGGTACGGCTAAAACAGATATTGGTCAATTTGCTGGGCAATGCAGTGAAGTTCACCGAAAAAGGCGAGATCGAGCTGAAAATAATGCCCATAGGGGACTCTACAGACGAGTTTACTACGTTCCGGTTTGAAGTGCGCGATACGGGTATTGGCATAAAGCCTGAAATGCAGGGTCGTATCTTTGATGCCTTTTCTCAGGAAGACCCATCAACGACCAAAAAGTATGGCGGCACCGGGTTAGGGCTAACCATTTCGAACCGACTGCTGGGCCTGATGGGCAGCCGTCTTCAACTAGTTAGTAAACCTGGCGAAGGAAGCTGTTTTTTCTTCGACGTAACGCTCAAAACAGAGCCTGGCGACCCCATTATCTGGCGCGATATAAGCCTGATTAAGAATGTATTGATTGTTGATGATAATGAAAACAATCGCCTGATTTTACGGCAGATGTTTCTGCTGCGACAAATCAACGTTGAAGAAGCCAGTAACGGATTCGAAGCCCTTCAGCAAATTAGTCGTAACAAACACTTCGATGTGATTCTGATGGACTACCATATGCCATTTATGGATGGTCTGGAAACGATTGAAAAGATTAGGGATAACTTCGGACCATTAGCCGACGAGCAGGTTATTATTCTATTACACAGTTCATCCGACGATGAGCGGATTATCCGTAGCAGTGAATCGCTAGGCATTAACCAGCGTCTGGTTAAGCCCGTTAAAATGACAGAGTTATACCGGGCCTTATCGCGCATTGTTCATCATGACGAGCCGTTAAGTACCGATTCTCCCAGTCAGCCGGTTCAGGTGGGAGCCGGGTCGGTTAAGATACTGCTGGCTGAGGACAATATGGTAAATCAGCTACTGACCAAAACTATTATTGGTCGGATTATGCCTGACGCTCAGGTGATTGAAGCGTTTAACGGACAGGAGGCCGTACAGGCTTATAGCATACATAAGCCTGATCTGGTATTGATGGATATCCAGATGCCGATTATGAATGGCTATGAAGCTACCCGGCAAATTCGTGAACTGGAAGAAGGAAAGCCTATTCCGATTATTGCGTTGACTGCCGGTACAGTAAAAGGCGAACGAGAAAAATGCCTTGCTGCCGGAATGGATGATTTCATCACAAAGCCCATCGTTGAAGCTGCCATTGTTGCCCTATTCCAGACCTGGTTAGGAACATCAGCGGATGGAGACGAACCAATGGAGCCGGGTGAAAGCCAGGAGATACACTTTGACCCTCAGGTAATAAAATTGATGGCCGGGGATGATGCCGATTTTACCAATATGCTAATCGAAGCGGCCGAAATCGAATTACAGGGAGCCTTATCGGCTTTTTCGCAGCAGCTTACCAACGAGAACTTAACTGGGATTAAAGCGACTGGGCATAAATTACGAGGAACAGCCTTGAGCGCAGGTATGCCCGCTTTGGCCCAGATGGCCTTCGAAGCTGAACATCTGGAACAATTCGAGACAAAATTGGTACAGGAACTGATTGGTCGTATAGAAACCGAAATAAAATGGCTACTGTCAGTATTGTCCGAACTGTTAAAAACCGATAATTCATTAGGATGA
- a CDS encoding response regulator — MAQQEMQAVFIADDDEDDRFLLQLAFQEHSPECQLVFAEDGMVLIDTLFQSPFTPCLIVLDLNMPRLNGFEALTVLRSNSLYQHTPVVILTTSNSLSERQLAYELGANDFITKPMNLKLLGDIVREIRQHWRLDACL; from the coding sequence ATGGCTCAACAGGAAATGCAGGCAGTGTTTATCGCTGACGATGATGAAGACGATCGTTTTTTATTACAACTCGCTTTTCAGGAGCATAGCCCTGAATGCCAGTTAGTATTTGCGGAAGATGGCATGGTATTAATTGATACACTTTTCCAGAGTCCGTTTACGCCCTGCCTGATCGTGCTGGATTTGAATATGCCGCGCTTAAATGGCTTTGAAGCGTTGACCGTTTTACGAAGTAACTCTCTGTATCAGCATACTCCGGTAGTTATCTTAACTACCTCAAATTCTCTAAGCGAACGTCAGTTGGCGTACGAGTTAGGAGCAAATGATTTTATTACTAAACCAATGAACCTAAAGTTGCTGGGGGATATTGTTCGCGAAATTCGGCAACACTGGCGATTGGATGCCTGCCTTTGA
- a CDS encoding phosphoribosylpyrophosphate synthetase, translating to MKAYDTLTDALEGLRQQGFTKDYNLKPDCLYCQSDSIELQPADFDIVEVYRFEGMTDPGDETVLYAIEAQNGDKGTLVDAYGTYSEAISPEMAEKLRYTPEN from the coding sequence ATGAAAGCCTACGACACATTGACCGACGCTCTGGAAGGACTCCGTCAACAAGGATTTACGAAAGATTACAACCTGAAACCCGATTGTTTGTATTGCCAGTCGGACAGTATCGAGCTACAACCCGCTGACTTCGACATTGTGGAGGTCTATCGCTTTGAAGGGATGACTGATCCAGGCGATGAGACGGTTCTTTATGCCATCGAAGCCCAGAATGGCGATAAAGGTACATTAGTTGATGCATACGGCACATACTCAGAAGCCATCTCTCCCGAAATGGCCGAAAAGTTGCGATACACACCCGAGAATTAG
- a CDS encoding cystathionine beta-synthase: MNYYNSIIDTIGNTPLVKLNKVTKGIRGTVLAKIEYFNPGNSVKDRIAIRMIEEAEARGIIKPGGTIIEGTSGNTGMGLALAAIGKGYKCIFTMADKQSKEKIDILRAVGAEVVVCPTNVAPDDPRSYYSVAKRLNRDIPNSLYPNQYDNLANTAAHYETTGPEIWRDTDGKITHFAAGVGTGGTICGTSKFLKEQNPAIVSIGLDTYGSVFKKYKETGIFDEGEIYPYLTEGIGEDILPKNVDFDLINEFVKVTDKDAAIMTRRLAREEGLFVGWSCGTAVHGALEWAKDHLTDDDVLVILLPDHGTRYLAKIYNDTWMKDHGFLEDRAFKTARDIIQHKNGGPADRRSQLTTIGSGVSVSQAIHVLNRYGISQIPVTDDTGHIVGSLTDSAILNKLIEDPTVKDHPVSEVMDKPFKFVGLDNTIDALSSLIDRDNKALLVRDEKEQVHIITQADLLAAMTS; encoded by the coding sequence ATGAACTACTATAACTCGATCATCGATACGATTGGGAATACTCCGCTGGTAAAACTAAATAAGGTAACAAAGGGTATACGAGGCACTGTTCTGGCCAAAATCGAATACTTCAACCCCGGCAACTCGGTTAAGGATCGTATCGCCATCCGCATGATTGAAGAGGCCGAAGCTCGGGGCATTATCAAACCGGGTGGTACAATCATTGAAGGTACGAGTGGAAATACAGGCATGGGGCTCGCCCTGGCGGCTATCGGAAAAGGGTATAAGTGTATTTTTACGATGGCCGATAAACAGTCGAAGGAGAAGATTGACATTTTACGTGCTGTAGGGGCTGAAGTAGTCGTATGCCCTACTAATGTTGCGCCCGATGATCCTCGTTCGTATTACTCCGTTGCCAAACGCCTTAACCGGGATATTCCAAATTCGCTATACCCAAACCAATACGATAACCTGGCCAACACAGCGGCTCATTATGAAACCACTGGCCCAGAAATCTGGCGCGATACCGATGGAAAAATCACTCATTTTGCCGCAGGTGTAGGCACAGGCGGTACGATCTGCGGCACATCGAAATTCCTGAAAGAACAGAATCCAGCTATTGTTTCCATAGGTCTGGATACCTACGGCTCCGTCTTCAAAAAATACAAGGAAACGGGTATCTTCGATGAGGGTGAGATCTATCCGTATCTGACCGAAGGCATTGGAGAAGATATTCTTCCTAAAAATGTTGATTTTGATCTGATCAACGAGTTTGTTAAGGTTACGGATAAGGATGCAGCTATCATGACGCGTAGACTAGCCCGGGAAGAAGGACTATTTGTAGGCTGGTCATGTGGCACGGCTGTACATGGTGCGCTGGAGTGGGCCAAAGACCATTTGACCGATGATGATGTACTGGTTATTCTTCTACCTGATCATGGCACTCGTTATCTGGCCAAGATCTACAATGATACGTGGATGAAAGATCATGGCTTTCTGGAAGATCGTGCATTCAAAACAGCCCGCGATATTATTCAGCATAAAAATGGCGGCCCCGCTGATCGCCGTTCGCAGCTTACGACGATCGGCTCAGGGGTATCGGTTAGCCAGGCTATTCATGTACTAAATCGGTACGGCATCTCGCAAATTCCGGTGACCGACGATACCGGACATATTGTGGGTAGTTTAACCGATTCAGCCATACTGAACAAGCTTATCGAGGACCCCACCGTGAAAGATCATCCCGTTAGTGAAGTGATGGATAAGCCCTTTAAATTCGTGGGGCTCGATAATACCATTGATGCCCTTTCTTCGCTTATCGACCGCGATAATAAAGCCCTGCTCGTTCGGGATGAAAAAGAACAGGTCCATATTATCACACAGGCCGACTTGCTGGCCGCTATGACAAGCTAA